The following proteins come from a genomic window of Lycium ferocissimum isolate CSIRO_LF1 chromosome 4, AGI_CSIRO_Lferr_CH_V1, whole genome shotgun sequence:
- the LOC132052370 gene encoding biotin carboxyl carrier protein of acetyl-CoA carboxylase 1, chloroplastic-like: MASFSVPCPKISVLSVGSSSHSNPTHQPHVSVSFRSGPALVPRLQGSSRLQSQVFKVNAQLNEVAIDKSANSKPVSEKSSEEVSKTEYTIPDASSIQAFMSQAADLVELVDSRDIVELQLKQNDCEILIRKKAALPQPPVVMAPPSAPQAYVQQQFQQPPASAPAPAAPAAPALPPPAPSKPKSSHPPMKCPMAGTFYRSPAPGAPPFIKVGDKVQKGQVVCIIEAMKLMNEIEADSAGTIVDIIADDGKPVSVDTPLFVIEP; the protein is encoded by the exons ATGGCTTCTTTCAGTGTCCCTTGTCCCAAGATTTCTGTCCTTTCTGTTGGTTCTTCATCTCATTCCAACCCGACCCATCAACCCCATGTCTCTGTTTCATTCAGATCCGGTCCTGCATTGGTCCCTCGTCTTCAG GGTTCCAGTAGGCTCCAATCTCAGGTGTTTAAGGTGAATGCCCAGCTCAATGAG GTTGCTATTGACAAGTCGGCCAATTCAAAGCCAGTTTCTGAGAAAAGCTCTGAGGAAGTCTCAAAGACTGAATACACAATTCCAGATGCTTCATCCATTCAAGCATTCATGTCTCAAGCAGCCGATCTTGTTGA GCTTGTGGACTCGAGAGACATTGTGGAGCTGCAGCTAAAGCAGAACGATTGTGAAATTCTTATAAGGAAGAAGGCGGCATTGCCCCAGCCACCTGTTGTTATGGCCCCACCATCTGCTCCACAGGCCTATGTTCAACAACAGTTCCAGCAGCCTCCTGCAAGTGCCCCTGCTCCTGCAGCTCCAGCGGCCCCTGCGCTTCCACCACCTGCACCTTCAAAGCCTAAGTCTTCACATCCTCCAATGAAATGTCCCATGGCTGGAACATTCTACCGATCGCCTGCCCCAGGGGCACCGCCttttataaag GTAGGAGACAAGGTCCAGAAAGGGCAAGTAGTTTGCATCATTGAGGCTAtgaaattgatgaatgaaaTTGAG GCTGATTCAGCTGGAACCATAGTTGACATAATTGCAGATGATGGTAAGCCCGTTAGTGTGGACACG CCTCTATTTGTCATTGAACCATGA